A window of [Ruminococcus] lactaris ATCC 29176 genomic DNA:
CCGGGAGAAGGCAGCTCTTGTCGGGATCAATGGTGCCGGGAAATCTACGATTCTGAAAATGATCATCGGGGAGGAACCCCTGGACGGTGGCGATGTTATTCTTGCCAAAGGGAAGACTCTCGGTTATCTTGCACAGCGTCAGGATCTGACATCCGGCAATACAATCTATGAGGAAGTAAAAAGTGCAAAAGCCGATATCTTTGCAATGGAAGCCCAGCTTCGTTCCATCGAGCAGGAACTGAAATCCTTAACCGGGGAAGATCTGAAAAACCGGCTGGATACATACAACCGGCTTCAGTCTGAATATGAGGCCAAAAATGGCTATGCCTGTGAAAGTGAAATCACTGGTGTCCTGAAGGGGCTTGGATTTACAGAGGATGATTTTTCCAAGCAGACCGATACCCTCTCAGGAGGTCAGAAGACACGAGTCTCTCTTGGAAAACTGCTTCTGACAAGCCCTGATATCCTCTTACTGGACGAGCCGACCAACCATCTGGATCTTAGTTCCATTGCATGGTTGGAAACGTATCTTTTAAATTATTCAGGAGCCGTATTGATTGTTTCCCATGACCGGTATTTTCTGAACCGTGTCGTAACAAAAGTCATTGAGGTCGATCAGGCTCATATTCGTATGTATATGGGAAACTACAAAGCCTATGCAGCGAAAAAGCAACAGATCCGTGATGCCCGCCTGAAAGAATACATGAACCAGCAGCGTGAAATAAAGCATCAGCAGGCAGTCATCGAGAAACTTCGTTCTTTCAACCGGGAGAAATCCATCAAGCGGGCTGAAAGCCGGGAAAAAATGTTGGACCGTATCACTCCTGTTGAAAAGCCCGTTGAAAGCGTCCGCGAAATGCACTTTTCTCTTGAGCCGTCCTGTATCAGCGGATCGGACGTCCTGACAGTTGAACATCTGTCCAAACGCTTTGACAGCCAGCAACTTTTTCAGGATATCAGCTTTGAGATCCATCGCGGGGAACACGTTGCCATCATTGGTGATAATGGTACAGGAAAAACTACCCTGTTAAAAATTATCAACCAAGTAGTCTCTGCAGACGAGGGATCTTTCACGCTTGGATCAAAAGTCAAAATCGGATATTACGATCAGGAACATCACGTCCTTCA
This region includes:
- the abc-f gene encoding ribosomal protection-like ABC-F family protein; its protein translation is MILACHNLNKAFGEHTIVCDGSFHIEDREKAALVGINGAGKSTILKMIIGEEPLDGGDVILAKGKTLGYLAQRQDLTSGNTIYEEVKSAKADIFAMEAQLRSIEQELKSLTGEDLKNRLDTYNRLQSEYEAKNGYACESEITGVLKGLGFTEDDFSKQTDTLSGGQKTRVSLGKLLLTSPDILLLDEPTNHLDLSSIAWLETYLLNYSGAVLIVSHDRYFLNRVVTKVIEVDQAHIRMYMGNYKAYAAKKQQIRDARLKEYMNQQREIKHQQAVIEKLRSFNREKSIKRAESREKMLDRITPVEKPVESVREMHFSLEPSCISGSDVLTVEHLSKRFDSQQLFQDISFEIHRGEHVAIIGDNGTGKTTLLKIINQVVSADEGSFTLGSKVKIGYYDQEHHVLHDEKTIFDEISDDYPSLTHTQIRNTLAAFQFTGEEVFKQIRTLSGGEKGRVSLAKLMLSEANFLILDEPTNHLDITSKEILEEALNNYSGTVLYVSHDRYFINQTCSRILELVNQTFVNYIGNYDYYLEKKEELTRAYASAPAVSAGIAPSESSSDNQTESKLSWQEQKEQQAKERKRKNDLKKTEEEIAKLEERNTVIDEELTKEEIYSNSIECQKLSTERAENEEKLEALYERWEELAEDV